In Xanthomonas theicola, a single genomic region encodes these proteins:
- a CDS encoding MOSC domain-containing protein has product MTLNPHSPLATLLATLPRGGRVDWIGLRPARDVPMLEVAQAVAHAGGGLFGDRYAGRNGARGLTLLQAEHLPAIAALAGHAQVAPATLRRNVVVSGIALIALKGRRFRIGEVEVEGVAPCDPCARMEDALGPGGYNAMRGHGGLCARVLHGGTLRVGDAVMAL; this is encoded by the coding sequence ATGACTCTGAATCCCCATAGCCCGCTGGCGACGCTGCTCGCCACGCTGCCGCGCGGCGGACGCGTGGACTGGATAGGCCTGCGCCCGGCGCGCGACGTGCCGATGCTCGAGGTGGCGCAGGCGGTGGCGCATGCCGGCGGCGGTCTGTTCGGCGATCGCTATGCCGGCCGCAACGGCGCGCGCGGGCTGACCCTGCTGCAGGCCGAGCACTTGCCGGCGATCGCCGCGCTGGCCGGGCATGCGCAGGTGGCGCCGGCGACGCTGCGGCGCAATGTGGTCGTGTCCGGCATCGCGCTGATCGCGCTGAAGGGGCGCCGCTTCCGCATCGGCGAGGTGGAGGTGGAAGGCGTCGCGCCGTGCGATCCGTGCGCGCGCATGGAAGACGCGCTGGGTCCCGGCGGCTACAACGCGATGCGCGGCCACGGCGGCCTGTGCGCGCGCGTCCTGCACGGCGGCACGCTGCGCGTCGGCGATGCGGTGATGGCGTTGTGA
- the cydC gene encoding thiol reductant ABC exporter subunit CydC, with protein sequence MSGPARDGLRSVFARHSGRLLLTALLLLCTMLAGAGLLGLSGGFLTAAALAGAAGMGSGFNFFSPSAGIRALTFARIASRYGEKLVGHDATLRIARDLRVWFFRRALPLAPARLGASRTGELLARLMSDIGEVDGLVVRALAPLAALLGIGVAGVAAAAAIYRPAALLLAALALAIGGGVPWVVVRGGRARERHRAQQRETLRTLAYEGLEGAADLAALDAQADWIARVDASAQDLRAQDRRQRQRLIGGNALHALCAALGLLAMLWLALGAARAELIGAEQAAGLLFLTVALLEVWAGAGLAWQALQSGGVAAQRLQAIAGQHPPVADPAQPQPVPAAGEVRFDGVVFAWPGETRHVLDGIHLRIAPGERVAICGDSGSGKTTLSALLLRLWDPQQGSVRYAGADLRDLAQAQWHQRIAWLPQGAPVFAGSVRDNLRLGAADADDATLQRALADVRLDAWLHEVGGLDAWLGENGATMSAGQARRLALARALLRNAPLLVLDEPTEGLDVDTAQALLRDLTQALGQRSLLLISHDTVPDGVVHAHYEMSNGRLLCRLGKASVH encoded by the coding sequence TGTGCACGATGCTGGCCGGGGCCGGCCTGCTCGGCCTGTCCGGCGGCTTCCTGACCGCCGCGGCGCTGGCCGGTGCGGCCGGCATGGGCAGCGGCTTCAACTTCTTCTCGCCCTCGGCCGGCATCCGCGCGCTGACCTTCGCGCGCATCGCTTCGCGCTACGGCGAGAAGCTGGTCGGCCACGACGCCACCTTGCGCATCGCCCGCGACCTGCGCGTGTGGTTCTTCCGCCGCGCGCTGCCGCTGGCGCCGGCCAGGCTCGGCGCCAGCCGCACCGGCGAACTGCTGGCGCGCTTGATGTCCGACATCGGCGAGGTCGACGGCCTGGTGGTGCGCGCATTGGCGCCGTTGGCGGCCTTGCTCGGCATCGGCGTGGCCGGCGTGGCCGCGGCGGCCGCGATCTACCGGCCGGCGGCGCTGCTGCTGGCGGCGCTGGCGCTGGCGATCGGCGGCGGCGTGCCGTGGGTGGTCGTGCGCGGCGGCCGTGCCCGCGAGCGGCACCGCGCGCAGCAGCGCGAGACGCTGCGCACGCTGGCCTACGAAGGCCTGGAAGGGGCCGCCGACCTGGCCGCACTGGACGCGCAGGCCGACTGGATCGCGCGCGTGGACGCCAGCGCGCAGGACTTGCGCGCGCAGGATCGCCGACAGCGACAGCGCTTGATCGGCGGCAATGCGCTGCACGCGTTGTGCGCCGCGCTCGGGCTGCTGGCGATGCTGTGGCTGGCGCTGGGCGCGGCGCGTGCCGAACTGATCGGCGCCGAACAGGCGGCCGGGCTGCTGTTCCTGACCGTGGCCCTGCTCGAGGTCTGGGCCGGCGCCGGCCTGGCCTGGCAGGCGCTGCAGTCCGGCGGCGTCGCCGCGCAGCGGCTGCAGGCCATTGCCGGGCAGCACCCGCCGGTCGCCGACCCCGCGCAACCGCAACCGGTACCCGCCGCCGGCGAGGTGCGCTTCGACGGCGTGGTCTTCGCCTGGCCCGGCGAGACCCGGCATGTGCTCGACGGCATCCACCTGCGCATCGCGCCGGGCGAGCGCGTGGCCATCTGCGGCGACAGCGGCAGCGGCAAGACCACCTTGTCGGCGCTGCTGCTGCGGCTGTGGGATCCGCAGCAGGGCAGCGTCCGTTACGCCGGCGCGGACCTGCGCGACCTGGCCCAGGCGCAATGGCACCAACGCATCGCCTGGCTGCCGCAGGGCGCGCCGGTGTTCGCCGGCAGCGTGCGCGACAACCTGCGCCTGGGCGCGGCCGACGCCGACGACGCCACCTTGCAGCGCGCGCTGGCCGACGTACGCCTGGACGCATGGCTGCACGAGGTCGGCGGCCTGGACGCATGGCTGGGCGAGAACGGTGCGACCATGTCCGCCGGTCAGGCGCGGCGCCTGGCCCTGGCCCGCGCGCTGCTGCGCAACGCGCCGCTGCTGGTGCTGGACGAGCCCACCGAAGGCCTGGACGTGGATACCGCGCAGGCCTTGCTGCGCGACCTGACCCAGGCGCTGGGCCAGCGCAGCCTGCTGCTGATCAGCCACGACACTGTGCCCGATGGTGTCGTGCATGCGCATTACGAGATGAGCAATGGACGGCTGCTGTGCCGTCTCGGCAAGGCCAGTGTCCACTGA
- a CDS encoding transposase, with translation MVVVAPLCAESPQRLLESSRHRWQIELAFKRLKWLLPLGHPKKTDPEGAKAWLQGEAFVSTLIESVLAVGERSPPWGRFLPRAEDATTMPPARDRADAPPAAAGHRSGPVATAWPAWLEWDCRRSARTTWTQTVSAARAVRYFQLALMG, from the coding sequence GTGGTCGTGGTCGCTCCATTGTGCGCTGAGTCGCCGCAACGTTTGCTGGAGTCGTCTCGGCATCGCTGGCAGATCGAACTGGCGTTCAAACGACTGAAGTGGCTCCTGCCGTTGGGGCATCCGAAGAAGACCGACCCGGAGGGTGCCAAGGCCTGGCTGCAGGGCGAGGCGTTCGTCTCGACCCTGATCGAAAGCGTGCTCGCGGTAGGCGAGCGTTCTCCCCCCTGGGGCCGCTTCCTGCCCCGTGCCGAAGACGCCACGACGATGCCGCCGGCGCGGGACCGCGCGGATGCGCCGCCTGCTGCTGCAGGTCATCGATCCGGTCCTGTCGCGACCGCATGGCCTGCGTGGCTGGAATGGGATTGCCGCCGATCTGCGCGAACGACCTGGACGCAGACAGTATCGGCAGCACGCGCTGTTCGATATTTTCAGTTGGCGCTTATGGGATGA
- a CDS encoding alpha/beta fold hydrolase, whose amino-acid sequence MSRGHCILAHGFESGPDAIKVAALAKAAQRLGWTHERPDFTDLDACREVSRLGDVPMRLQRLLAVAQAAAQRGPLVLAGSSLGAYIAAQVSLQVPVRGLFLMAPPTRMGWMPALDAAPAPISIVHAWHDELIPAADVIAWAQARAARLLLVDDTHRLGGHVETSARAFAELLEAL is encoded by the coding sequence GTGAGCCGCGGCCACTGCATCCTGGCGCACGGCTTTGAGAGCGGTCCGGACGCGATCAAGGTCGCGGCGCTGGCCAAGGCCGCGCAACGCCTGGGCTGGACCCACGAGCGCCCGGACTTCACCGACCTGGACGCGTGCCGCGAGGTCAGCCGGCTCGGCGATGTGCCGATGCGGCTGCAGCGCTTGCTCGCCGTGGCGCAGGCCGCCGCGCAGCGTGGGCCGCTGGTGCTGGCCGGGTCCAGCCTGGGTGCGTACATCGCCGCGCAGGTGTCGCTGCAGGTGCCGGTGCGCGGGCTGTTCCTGATGGCGCCGCCGACGCGGATGGGGTGGATGCCGGCGCTGGATGCGGCGCCGGCGCCGATCTCGATCGTGCACGCCTGGCATGACGAGCTGATCCCCGCCGCCGACGTGATCGCCTGGGCGCAGGCGCGCGCGGCGCGGCTGCTGCTGGTCGACGACACGCATCGGCTGGGCGGCCACGTCGAGACCTCGGCGCGGGCCTTCGCCGAATTGTTGGAGGCGCTGTGA
- the metX gene encoding homoserine O-acetyltransferase MetX, translating to MTEFIPPGSRFLALPSPFPMKRGGQLHDARIAYETWGTLAPDRGNAVLIVTGLSPDAHAAAHADDPSPGWWEAMLGAGKPIDTQRWFVICVNSLGSCKGSTGPASPHPDDAQPYRLRFPELSIEDVADAAAHVVRALGIDRLACVIGNSMGGMTALALLRRHPGLAHSHINISGSAQALPFSIAIRSLQREAIRLDPNWNGGDYDEATYPESGMRMARKLGVITYRSALEWDGRFGRVRLDSDQADDDPFGLEFQVESYLEGHARRFVRRFDPNGYLYLSRSMDWFDLAEYAGGDVLAGLATIRIERALAIGANTDILFPVQQQQQIADGLRAGGAEAQFLGLDSPQGHDAFLVDVARFGPAVRQFLDAL from the coding sequence ATGACCGAATTCATTCCTCCCGGCAGCCGCTTCCTCGCCCTGCCCTCGCCGTTCCCGATGAAGCGCGGCGGCCAGCTGCACGATGCGCGCATCGCCTACGAGACCTGGGGCACGCTGGCACCGGACCGCGGCAACGCGGTCCTGATCGTCACCGGGCTGTCGCCGGACGCGCACGCCGCCGCGCACGCCGACGATCCCAGTCCCGGCTGGTGGGAGGCGATGCTCGGCGCCGGCAAACCGATCGATACGCAGCGCTGGTTCGTGATCTGCGTGAATTCGCTGGGCAGTTGCAAGGGCTCGACCGGCCCGGCCTCGCCGCATCCGGACGACGCGCAACCGTATCGCCTGCGCTTCCCGGAACTGTCGATCGAGGACGTGGCCGACGCCGCCGCGCACGTGGTGCGCGCGCTGGGCATCGACCGGCTGGCGTGCGTGATCGGCAACTCGATGGGCGGCATGACCGCGCTGGCGCTGCTGCGCCGGCATCCCGGACTGGCGCACAGCCACATCAATATCTCCGGCAGCGCGCAGGCCTTGCCGTTCTCGATCGCGATCCGCTCGCTGCAGCGCGAGGCGATCCGCCTGGATCCGAACTGGAACGGCGGCGACTACGACGAGGCCACGTATCCGGAGTCGGGCATGCGCATGGCGCGCAAGCTCGGCGTCATCACCTACCGCTCGGCGCTGGAATGGGATGGGCGCTTCGGCCGCGTGCGACTGGATTCGGACCAGGCCGACGACGATCCGTTCGGCCTGGAATTCCAGGTCGAAAGCTACCTGGAGGGCCATGCGCGCCGCTTCGTGCGCCGCTTCGATCCGAACGGCTACCTGTACCTGAGCCGCTCGATGGACTGGTTCGACCTGGCCGAATACGCCGGCGGCGACGTGCTCGCCGGGCTGGCCACGATCCGCATCGAGCGCGCGCTGGCGATCGGCGCCAACACCGACATCCTGTTCCCGGTGCAGCAACAGCAGCAGATCGCCGACGGCCTGCGCGCCGGCGGCGCCGAGGCGCAGTTCCTGGGCCTGGATTCGCCGCAGGGACACGACGCGTTCCTGGTCGATGTCGCGCGCTTCGGGCCGGCAGTGCGGCAGTTTTTGGACGCGCTGTAG
- a CDS encoding S8 family peptidase, with the protein MLSLARLGLLAGLSLCSVAHAQVQTNDPLASPQWNLNAIRAPQAWSLAPATGKKIRVVVLDTGYSGHPDVNWAKDGSGKDLYRTSANDPNNGREDGEFAHGTHVAGIIARTTQNGRGIAGVCPQCEVLSIKIRQGLTDDSLAGAIKSAVQSGARVINLSLAEPNKSCADYRYTNRAIAQAHAAGVSIVASAGNHNAPGIQYDGAASPAWVDVGQVRPASCPEVISVGATDQFNLEAPYTNGGSSLTLMAPGGGATREDGVYGAGIDGCPRVTNVSGSVSTTTVGVLSTWAVANGGGLQACYRYLSGTSMSAPHVSGVVGLMLSANPALTPDQIKNILQSTATPMACANQACGAGLLNAEAAVNWARSMAGNATVAGACRYNFGDASLQAAACMLDTMDEAPDGTETVTAYGHVWEFDAQGQPLAAPTPLSSLPAYAKGNGPCTVQFVGVAGVCAFETRAEVNYPGVGYLESITAYGHYWNFGANGQPFGPQGASLNSVSRYAASNGPCFQKNPCVFGTRSLVVFPEWGGLVESVTAYGSYWNWGANGNLLSSGSLESVARYAQICGYKSAGAVCKFDTRELKSNRHEVITAYGRYFEFNGNTMIQQNALEAMSRFN; encoded by the coding sequence GTGCTCAGCCTGGCCCGTCTGGGGCTGCTGGCCGGGCTGTCCCTTTGCAGTGTGGCCCATGCCCAGGTGCAGACCAATGATCCGCTGGCGTCGCCGCAGTGGAACCTCAACGCCATTCGTGCCCCTCAAGCTTGGTCGCTTGCGCCGGCAACCGGCAAGAAGATCCGCGTGGTCGTTCTCGACACAGGATACTCGGGGCATCCCGATGTTAACTGGGCAAAAGATGGCAGTGGCAAGGATCTGTACCGCACCAGCGCCAATGACCCTAACAACGGCAGGGAGGATGGAGAGTTTGCGCATGGAACCCATGTGGCTGGCATCATCGCCCGTACTACGCAAAACGGGCGGGGAATTGCCGGAGTGTGTCCGCAATGCGAGGTTCTATCGATCAAAATCCGGCAGGGGCTGACAGATGATTCCCTTGCGGGTGCGATCAAGAGTGCCGTTCAATCCGGAGCCAGGGTCATCAATCTGAGCCTGGCAGAGCCGAACAAGTCCTGCGCCGACTACAGGTACACCAATCGTGCAATCGCGCAGGCACATGCCGCCGGCGTCTCGATTGTGGCATCGGCGGGGAATCACAATGCGCCCGGGATACAGTACGACGGAGCCGCTTCTCCCGCATGGGTGGATGTCGGCCAAGTCAGGCCGGCTTCCTGTCCGGAAGTCATCTCGGTGGGAGCGACCGACCAGTTCAACCTAGAGGCGCCCTACACCAACGGCGGATCATCCTTGACGCTCATGGCACCGGGCGGCGGCGCGACCAGAGAGGACGGAGTGTACGGCGCTGGGATCGACGGTTGCCCCAGAGTGACCAATGTTTCGGGCAGCGTCAGCACCACGACCGTTGGTGTGCTGTCCACGTGGGCCGTGGCAAATGGCGGCGGCTTGCAGGCTTGCTACCGTTACCTGTCCGGCACTTCGATGTCGGCGCCGCATGTCAGTGGCGTGGTGGGCTTGATGCTGTCTGCCAATCCCGCGCTGACGCCCGATCAGATCAAGAACATTCTGCAAAGTACGGCAACGCCTATGGCGTGCGCCAACCAGGCCTGCGGTGCCGGCCTGCTGAATGCCGAAGCCGCGGTCAACTGGGCGCGCTCGATGGCCGGTAATGCTACGGTCGCTGGCGCATGTCGATACAACTTCGGCGACGCTTCGCTTCAGGCGGCCGCATGCATGCTGGATACAATGGACGAAGCGCCCGATGGCACAGAGACGGTCACGGCCTACGGTCATGTGTGGGAGTTCGATGCCCAGGGGCAGCCCTTGGCGGCACCAACGCCATTGAGCAGTCTGCCGGCCTACGCCAAGGGTAACGGCCCCTGCACGGTGCAATTCGTCGGGGTGGCAGGTGTGTGCGCGTTTGAAACGCGTGCAGAAGTGAACTATCCCGGGGTCGGCTACCTGGAGTCCATTACTGCATACGGCCACTACTGGAATTTCGGTGCCAACGGGCAGCCGTTCGGACCGCAGGGCGCCAGCCTGAATTCCGTCTCGCGCTATGCGGCGTCCAACGGGCCATGCTTCCAGAAGAATCCGTGCGTGTTCGGCACGCGCTCGCTGGTCGTGTTTCCCGAATGGGGCGGCCTGGTCGAGTCGGTCACCGCCTACGGCAGCTACTGGAACTGGGGCGCCAACGGCAATCTGCTCAGCTCCGGGTCGCTGGAGAGCGTGGCGCGCTATGCGCAGATCTGTGGCTACAAGTCGGCAGGCGCGGTGTGCAAGTTCGACACCCGCGAGCTCAAGAGCAATCGCCACGAGGTGATCACCGCCTACGGCCGCTACTTCGAATTCAACGGCAATACCATGATCCAGCAGAATGCGTTGGAGGCGATGAGCAGGTTCAACTGA
- a CDS encoding N-acetylmuramoyl-L-alanine amidase: protein MPQTPPLPIHDVPLPYVERLQARTLDAIELAVIHCTELPDLASARAYGERVLYPSGTGNSGHLYIDRDGSVHRYVPLQRVAHHVRGYNRQSLGIELVNRGRYPHWLDSRHQAMREAYAPAQIQALIALLRQLRAELPQLRRIAGHDALDRSRESASDDPALQVQRKRDPGPRFPWPQVLEAVALAPYAPQASAPTA, encoded by the coding sequence ATGCCGCAGACCCCGCCGCTGCCGATCCACGATGTCCCCCTGCCCTACGTCGAACGGCTGCAGGCGCGCACGCTGGACGCGATCGAACTGGCGGTGATCCACTGTACCGAACTGCCCGACCTGGCCAGCGCGCGCGCCTACGGCGAACGCGTGCTGTATCCGTCGGGCACCGGCAACAGCGGCCACCTCTACATCGACCGCGACGGCAGCGTGCACCGCTACGTGCCGCTGCAGCGGGTGGCGCACCACGTGCGCGGCTACAACCGGCAGTCGCTGGGCATCGAACTGGTCAACCGCGGGCGCTACCCGCACTGGCTGGATTCACGCCACCAGGCGATGCGCGAAGCGTATGCGCCAGCGCAGATCCAGGCGCTGATCGCCTTGCTGCGTCAACTGCGAGCCGAACTGCCGCAGCTGCGCCGCATCGCCGGCCACGACGCACTGGACCGCAGCCGCGAGAGCGCCAGCGACGACCCCGCGCTGCAGGTGCAGCGCAAGCGCGATCCCGGCCCGCGCTTCCCCTGGCCGCAGGTGCTGGAAGCGGTGGCACTGGCGCCCTACGCGCCGCAGGCGTCAGCGCCGACTGCGTGA
- a CDS encoding ATP-binding cassette domain-containing protein, which yields MTHFLLVLDSAAYVLPDGGPLFSDLDFALDARRTGLVGRNGAGKSVLARVLAGQLAPSGGHCRRYGRVHYLPQQIVCAAAATVASLAGVRPALDALARIQAGSTDPADFDTLGERWDIAQRLRAELDLCGLGHLAAERPAAALSGGEAMRVALLGAWLSAADVLILDEPSNHLDPIQRRQLQQQLQRWPNGLLVISHDRALLQDMQRIVELSSLGLRDYGGGYAFYAQCKAQEQQQALAELERCKHERRRQGDALREQQARQQRRSAHGRRQAQDANQAPILLGRQRQRSEHSAGKHQQQAAAAHARLSAQMREAARAVEAAAPVALFAPTPAAAAGRRVAELRGLRLPYAPAARAPLDLCIGGRQRIGVVGPNGSGKSILLRALDGQVAPLAGRCALRVPSAYLDQSLHLLDPALPALAQLQAANAVADEAELRTRLALLGLDAQRIGVPSGRLSGGERLKAALACAFYRAPPAELLLLDEPDNHLDLDAREALRQVLLQYPGALLVVSHDAAFLDGLRLDTRLQADAERWRLAPW from the coding sequence ATGACGCATTTCCTGCTCGTGCTGGACAGCGCGGCGTACGTCCTGCCCGACGGCGGGCCGCTGTTTTCCGATCTCGATTTCGCGCTCGATGCGCGGCGCACCGGCCTGGTCGGCCGCAACGGCGCCGGCAAGAGCGTGCTGGCGCGCGTGCTTGCCGGCCAGCTGGCGCCCAGCGGTGGCCACTGCCGCCGGTATGGCCGCGTGCATTACCTGCCGCAGCAGATCGTATGCGCCGCCGCCGCCACGGTCGCGTCGTTGGCCGGGGTGCGCCCGGCACTGGACGCGCTGGCGCGGATCCAGGCCGGCAGCACCGATCCGGCCGACTTCGACACGCTCGGCGAACGCTGGGACATCGCCCAGCGGTTGCGCGCCGAACTGGATCTGTGCGGGCTCGGCCATCTGGCTGCTGAGCGGCCGGCCGCCGCGCTCAGCGGTGGCGAAGCGATGCGCGTGGCACTGCTCGGTGCCTGGCTGTCCGCGGCGGACGTGCTGATCCTCGACGAGCCGAGCAACCATCTCGACCCTATCCAGCGCCGGCAACTGCAGCAGCAGCTGCAGCGCTGGCCGAACGGGCTGCTGGTGATCAGCCACGATCGCGCGCTGCTGCAGGACATGCAGCGCATCGTGGAACTATCGTCGCTGGGCCTGCGTGATTACGGTGGCGGTTACGCGTTCTACGCGCAGTGCAAGGCGCAGGAGCAACAGCAGGCGCTGGCTGAACTGGAGCGCTGCAAACACGAGCGCCGCCGCCAGGGCGATGCGCTGCGCGAGCAGCAGGCGCGCCAGCAGCGGCGCAGCGCGCACGGCCGCCGCCAGGCGCAGGACGCCAACCAGGCGCCGATCCTGCTCGGCCGGCAGCGGCAGCGCAGCGAGCACAGCGCCGGCAAGCACCAGCAGCAAGCGGCCGCCGCGCACGCGCGGCTGTCGGCGCAGATGCGCGAGGCCGCGCGCGCGGTCGAGGCTGCGGCGCCGGTCGCGCTGTTCGCGCCGACGCCGGCTGCGGCGGCCGGGCGCCGGGTCGCCGAACTGCGCGGCCTGCGGTTGCCGTACGCGCCGGCGGCGCGCGCGCCGCTGGATCTGTGCATCGGCGGCCGCCAGCGGATCGGCGTGGTCGGGCCGAACGGCAGCGGCAAATCGATCCTGCTGCGGGCGCTGGACGGTCAAGTCGCGCCGCTGGCCGGGCGCTGCGCGCTGCGGGTGCCGAGCGCCTATCTGGACCAGTCGCTGCACCTGCTCGATCCGGCGCTGCCGGCGCTCGCGCAGCTGCAGGCGGCCAATGCCGTCGCCGACGAGGCCGAGCTGCGCACGCGGCTGGCCCTGCTCGGCCTGGACGCGCAGCGCATCGGCGTGCCCAGCGGCCGGCTCAGCGGCGGCGAGCGGCTGAAGGCGGCGCTGGCCTGCGCGTTCTATCGCGCGCCGCCGGCGGAACTGCTGTTGCTGGACGAACCGGACAACCACCTGGACCTGGACGCGCGCGAGGCGCTGCGGCAGGTGCTGCTGCAGTATCCGGGCGCGTTGCTGGTGGTCTCGCACGATGCCGCGTTCCTCGACGGCCTGCGCCTGGACACGCGCCTGCAGGCCGATGCCGAGCGCTGGCGGCTGGCGCCGTGGTGA
- a CDS encoding GNAT family N-acetyltransferase, translating to MDLTIRAETAADHAAIEALTLVAFFRVAHSRHDEQRIIERLRADGALTLSLVAEHDGYIVGHVAASPLRLSDGSRGWYALGPLSVGPGHQRQGLGTRLLREALAQLQALGAAGCVVLGAPAFYARFGFAPEPGLMLPGVPAEDFQAIGFGDRLPPVAEAAYHDAFLAGG from the coding sequence ATGGACCTGACAATCCGCGCCGAAACCGCGGCCGACCACGCCGCGATCGAGGCGCTGACCCTGGTCGCGTTCTTCCGCGTCGCGCACAGCCGCCACGACGAGCAGCGGATCATCGAGCGGCTGCGCGCGGACGGCGCGCTGACCCTGTCGCTGGTGGCCGAGCACGATGGCTACATCGTCGGCCACGTGGCGGCATCGCCGCTGCGGCTGTCCGACGGCAGCCGCGGCTGGTATGCGCTGGGGCCGCTGTCGGTAGGACCGGGCCACCAGCGCCAGGGGCTCGGCACGCGGCTGCTGCGCGAGGCGCTGGCGCAGCTGCAGGCGCTGGGCGCGGCCGGCTGCGTGGTGCTCGGCGCGCCGGCGTTCTACGCGCGCTTCGGTTTCGCCCCGGAACCGGGGCTGATGCTGCCCGGGGTGCCGGCCGAGGACTTCCAGGCAATCGGCTTCGGCGACCGCCTGCCGCCGGTGGCCGAGGCCGCGTACCACGATGCGTTCCTGGCCGGCGGCTGA